From a region of the Corallococcus coralloides DSM 2259 genome:
- a CDS encoding DNA alkylation repair protein — translation MTLEETMRELERLGTEQTRKTYLRHGAPQPLSGVNFGPLTVLKKRIGTDAALARALWASGHTEARLLATMVVDAPEMPWKELDAWAKGLDWHTLTDVFVTNVVLRSPHAAKALTWTQSKSEWVGRAGWQSLSALLMKTEVLAGEDLLPWVKRIEQELPGAKNRVREAMNSALIAVGSTGGAVQTAALATAKRLGKVEVDHGDTACETPDAAQYIQKMQARKEAKAKAPARKPAAKKPAAKKAAASKRTRARA, via the coding sequence ATGACCCTCGAAGAGACGATGCGGGAGCTGGAGCGGCTGGGCACGGAGCAGACGCGGAAGACCTATCTGCGCCACGGGGCCCCACAGCCGTTGTCCGGTGTGAACTTCGGTCCGTTGACGGTGTTGAAGAAGCGCATCGGCACGGACGCCGCGCTCGCCCGGGCGCTCTGGGCGTCGGGCCACACGGAGGCGCGGCTCCTGGCGACGATGGTGGTGGACGCGCCCGAGATGCCCTGGAAGGAACTGGACGCCTGGGCGAAGGGGCTGGACTGGCACACGCTCACGGACGTCTTCGTGACGAACGTGGTGCTGCGCTCACCGCACGCGGCGAAGGCGCTGACGTGGACACAGTCGAAGTCCGAATGGGTGGGGCGGGCAGGGTGGCAGAGCCTGTCCGCGCTGCTCATGAAGACCGAGGTGCTCGCCGGGGAGGACCTGCTGCCGTGGGTGAAGCGGATTGAGCAGGAGCTGCCGGGTGCGAAGAACCGCGTCCGCGAGGCGATGAACAGCGCGCTCATCGCGGTGGGCTCCACCGGAGGCGCGGTCCAGACCGCGGCGCTCGCGACGGCGAAGCGGCTGGGCAAGGTGGAGGTGGACCACGGCGACACGGCCTGCGAGACGCCGGATGCCGCGCAGTACATCCAGAAGATGCAGGCCCGGAAGGAAGCGAAGGCCAAGGCCCCGGCCAGGAAGCCCGCGGCGAAGAAGCCCGCTGCGAAGAAGGCCGCCGCCTCCAAGCGCACGCGGGCCCGGGCCTGA
- a CDS encoding VWA domain-containing protein, giving the protein MTFTLPQAWLLLLPLGLFLWRYGRRPGPPMVLRWALLVLGVAALSGPELRLANAGSDVAVVVDRSRSMPLDVDRVAQELISLVESQRRPGDRVGVITFGREARVESPLSESGRFGGFTRPVDAEASDLSAALDAAGALIPPERTGRVLVVSDGRSTGADARGATRRLAARGIAVDYRQVSRPEPALDVAVVSLDVPATVSVREPFQFSAVVQATSAVTGTVRLERDGKVLVKGPYDFKPGPNLLPLRDLLEEPGLVHYRLTVEVPGDGVPENDVGVGVLRVEGPPRVLLLTAQPSGTLSKALAATGMALEVKAPFPLSLEALDGVGVVVLENVDANALDETGLNALADYVDQAGGGLVMTGGRSSFGEGGYRRSPLEPLLPVSLEMREEQRRASVAMSVLMDSSCSMGMQVPDGRTKMELAAEGVTAALTLLNANDDASVHMVDTEPHEIFPLSPVIKGLPFDQVARGFSGGGGIYVGTALRAGSKEILRSEKPTRHVVLFSDAADSEEPDDYQETLAALRAANVTVSVIGLGKPTDPDADLLREVARRGAGRIYFAEDAMSLPRIFSQETLAVARATFVDEPASLEAAPDLPLLGPLPTTGLPQVGGYNLTYLKPRANVALRTLDTNAAPVLALWPHGAGRTVALTAEVDGRYTGELREWSALRATLEAVVRWAMGRPTPKEEAVVRSERQGNVLRVTLDLPPGEPMPGALPTAVLLAGDGRSGVEKPLHWEDEDRLVVEYPLTGSGTWHPVVKWGGRVLRAPPVALPYAPEFEPGSAKEGLKLLRALAVVGGGQERLSMTGLFAEAPESEGRVALAPWLVAFALAAMLAEVAVRRFLSAPRVRAAREKPVKESSAREPKDAPRTDAQPSATTPKPVQEEPAEQKPEPPKPPAGVDSALEAARARARRRTGR; this is encoded by the coding sequence ATGACCTTCACCCTTCCCCAGGCGTGGCTGCTGTTGTTGCCGCTGGGACTCTTCCTGTGGCGCTACGGCCGGAGGCCCGGCCCGCCCATGGTGCTGCGGTGGGCGCTGCTGGTGCTCGGCGTGGCCGCGCTGTCCGGACCGGAGCTGCGGCTGGCGAACGCGGGCAGCGACGTGGCCGTGGTGGTGGACCGTTCGCGCTCCATGCCGCTGGACGTGGACCGCGTGGCGCAGGAGCTCATCTCGCTGGTGGAGTCCCAGCGCCGGCCGGGCGACCGCGTGGGCGTCATCACCTTCGGCCGCGAGGCGCGGGTGGAGTCCCCGCTGTCGGAGTCGGGCCGGTTCGGCGGCTTCACGCGGCCGGTGGACGCGGAGGCGTCGGACCTGTCGGCCGCGTTGGACGCGGCGGGCGCGCTCATTCCCCCCGAGCGCACGGGCCGGGTGCTGGTGGTCTCCGACGGCCGGTCCACCGGCGCGGATGCCCGGGGCGCGACGCGCCGGCTGGCGGCGCGAGGCATCGCGGTGGACTACCGGCAGGTGTCCCGGCCGGAGCCCGCGCTGGACGTGGCCGTGGTGTCGCTGGACGTGCCCGCCACCGTCTCCGTGCGCGAGCCCTTCCAGTTCTCCGCCGTGGTGCAGGCCACCTCGGCCGTCACGGGCACCGTGCGACTGGAGCGCGACGGGAAGGTGCTGGTGAAGGGGCCGTACGACTTCAAGCCCGGGCCCAACCTGCTGCCCCTGCGCGACCTCTTGGAGGAGCCGGGGCTCGTGCACTACCGGCTCACGGTGGAGGTGCCCGGGGACGGCGTCCCGGAGAACGACGTGGGCGTGGGCGTGCTGCGCGTGGAGGGGCCGCCGCGCGTGTTGCTGCTCACCGCGCAGCCGTCGGGCACGCTGTCGAAGGCACTGGCGGCGACGGGCATGGCGCTGGAGGTGAAGGCGCCGTTCCCCCTGTCGCTGGAGGCGCTCGACGGGGTGGGCGTGGTGGTGCTGGAGAACGTGGACGCGAACGCGCTGGACGAGACGGGGTTGAACGCGCTGGCGGACTACGTGGACCAGGCGGGCGGCGGGCTGGTGATGACGGGAGGGCGGTCGAGCTTCGGCGAGGGCGGCTACCGGCGCTCGCCCTTGGAGCCCTTGCTGCCTGTGTCACTGGAGATGCGCGAGGAGCAGCGGCGCGCGTCGGTGGCGATGAGCGTGCTCATGGATTCGAGCTGCTCCATGGGCATGCAGGTGCCGGACGGGCGCACGAAGATGGAATTGGCGGCGGAGGGTGTCACGGCGGCGCTCACGTTGCTCAACGCGAACGACGACGCCTCCGTGCACATGGTGGACACGGAGCCGCATGAAATCTTCCCCTTAAGTCCGGTGATCAAGGGACTGCCGTTCGACCAGGTGGCGCGAGGCTTCAGTGGCGGCGGCGGCATCTACGTGGGCACGGCCCTGCGCGCGGGCAGCAAGGAGATCCTCCGCAGCGAGAAGCCCACGCGGCACGTGGTGCTGTTCTCGGACGCGGCGGACTCCGAGGAGCCGGACGACTACCAGGAGACGCTGGCGGCGCTGCGAGCGGCCAACGTGACGGTGTCGGTCATCGGCCTGGGCAAGCCCACGGATCCGGACGCGGACCTGCTGCGCGAGGTGGCCCGGCGTGGCGCGGGGCGCATCTACTTCGCGGAGGACGCCATGAGCCTGCCGCGCATCTTCAGCCAGGAGACGCTCGCGGTGGCGAGGGCCACGTTCGTGGACGAGCCCGCGTCGTTGGAGGCCGCGCCGGACCTGCCGCTGCTGGGGCCGCTGCCGACGACGGGCCTGCCGCAGGTGGGCGGCTACAACCTCACCTACCTGAAGCCCCGGGCGAACGTGGCGTTGCGCACGTTGGACACGAACGCCGCGCCGGTGCTGGCGCTGTGGCCGCATGGCGCGGGGCGCACGGTGGCGCTCACGGCGGAGGTGGACGGCAGGTACACGGGGGAGCTGCGCGAGTGGAGCGCGCTGCGGGCGACGCTGGAGGCAGTGGTGCGCTGGGCGATGGGGCGGCCGACGCCGAAGGAAGAGGCGGTGGTGCGCTCGGAGCGCCAGGGCAACGTGCTGCGCGTGACGTTGGACCTGCCGCCGGGTGAGCCGATGCCGGGCGCGCTGCCCACGGCGGTGTTGCTGGCGGGCGACGGGCGCTCCGGTGTGGAGAAGCCGCTGCACTGGGAGGACGAGGATCGGCTGGTGGTCGAGTACCCGCTGACGGGCAGCGGCACCTGGCATCCGGTGGTGAAGTGGGGCGGACGCGTGTTGAGGGCGCCACCGGTGGCGCTGCCGTACGCGCCGGAGTTCGAGCCGGGCAGCGCGAAGGAGGGCCTCAAGCTCCTGCGAGCGCTGGCGGTGGTGGGCGGAGGCCAGGAGCGGCTGTCGATGACGGGCCTCTTCGCGGAGGCGCCAGAGTCGGAGGGCCGCGTGGCGTTGGCGCCCTGGCTGGTCGCGTTCGCGCTGGCGGCGATGCTGGCGGAGGTCGCGGTGCGCAGGTTTCTCTCCGCCCCACGAGTGCGGGCGGCGCGGGAAAAGCCCGTGAAGGAATCCAGCGCACGTGAGCCCAAGGACGCACCACGCACGGACGCGCAGCCCTCCGCGACGACGCCCAAGCCTGTTCAGGAGGAGCCCGCCGAGCAGAAGCCGGAGCCTCCGAAACCGCCCGCTGGCGTGGACTCCGCACTGGAAGCCGCGCGAGCGCGGGCACGGCGTCGCACGGGGCGCTGA
- a CDS encoding vWA domain-containing protein, giving the protein MSFGLPWGLLALGALVPLVAAYFLRRRQKPVVVSALFLWRTPRPRAEGGPRWERFTREASLLLEALAVLAAALYLADVRLGESARRRHLVLVVDGSLSMSARTPDGKTVLEHVRTEAAKRVESERATHVTVLASGVAPLVLAGPEADASRALGALESFEARGPDHDVTASLLWAQELAGPGKRVHFFTDAPPSEDTTVPPSVRWTALGHSQGNVAVVSAQRRDEGGRATVTLRVARFGAGPSEIEARVRAAPGPGAREGTERTERIALPEEGAATVRLTFREAGDVEVSLPDDALPEDGHVRLPPSPVMPVAVGLTEGLSPASKQALERFLAVSPDVARGPPVPGAPVLSVGPSRAEARVTLGAEGPLRTFVGPFFTEKGSTLMDDVQLSGVRWTAGANPPGRPLMTAGEAVLVSEEEGGRLHLNVDLARSNLQRTTAWPVLLGNVVREARRLREGFPRRQLNLGEALSVVTEAGARYALKGPSGRKPVFGAGALSLPAPISPGRYVLERDGREVDSLEVLALDARESDLRGRGSADVAAKAAGEDSEGNSGHERARWPLLVLLAALLADFYVTRKA; this is encoded by the coding sequence GTGAGCTTCGGGCTTCCCTGGGGACTGCTGGCGCTGGGCGCGCTGGTTCCGCTGGTCGCGGCGTACTTCCTGCGCCGCCGGCAGAAGCCGGTGGTGGTGAGCGCGTTGTTCCTGTGGCGCACGCCGCGTCCTCGCGCGGAGGGAGGGCCCCGGTGGGAGCGCTTCACGCGTGAGGCCTCACTGCTGCTGGAGGCGCTCGCCGTGCTGGCCGCCGCGCTGTACCTGGCGGACGTGCGGCTGGGGGAGAGCGCTCGGCGCCGTCACCTGGTGCTCGTCGTGGACGGCAGCCTGTCCATGTCCGCGAGGACTCCGGATGGCAAGACGGTGCTGGAGCACGTGCGCACGGAAGCCGCGAAGCGCGTGGAGTCGGAGCGCGCGACGCACGTCACGGTGCTCGCGAGCGGCGTGGCGCCGTTGGTCCTCGCCGGACCGGAGGCCGATGCATCACGGGCCCTGGGCGCGCTGGAGTCCTTCGAGGCGCGGGGGCCGGACCATGACGTCACGGCTTCGCTCCTGTGGGCGCAGGAGCTGGCCGGCCCCGGCAAGCGCGTGCACTTCTTCACCGACGCGCCGCCCTCCGAGGACACGACCGTGCCGCCCTCCGTGCGCTGGACGGCGCTGGGCCATTCCCAGGGCAACGTGGCGGTGGTCTCGGCACAGCGGCGCGACGAGGGCGGCCGGGCCACGGTGACGCTGCGGGTCGCGCGCTTCGGCGCGGGGCCTTCGGAGATTGAAGCACGCGTGCGCGCGGCACCCGGGCCGGGCGCGCGTGAAGGCACCGAACGCACGGAGCGCATCGCATTGCCGGAAGAGGGCGCCGCGACCGTGCGCCTCACGTTCCGCGAGGCCGGCGACGTGGAGGTGTCCCTGCCGGACGACGCGCTGCCCGAGGACGGACACGTGCGCCTGCCCCCGTCCCCCGTGATGCCGGTGGCCGTGGGGCTGACGGAGGGCCTGTCGCCCGCGTCGAAGCAGGCGCTGGAGCGCTTCCTGGCGGTGTCTCCCGATGTGGCGCGCGGCCCTCCTGTTCCCGGCGCGCCGGTGCTGTCCGTCGGCCCCTCGCGCGCGGAGGCCCGCGTGACGCTGGGCGCGGAAGGGCCGCTGCGCACCTTCGTGGGGCCGTTCTTCACGGAGAAGGGCAGCACGCTGATGGACGACGTGCAGCTTTCGGGCGTGCGGTGGACGGCGGGCGCGAACCCTCCGGGCCGTCCGTTGATGACCGCGGGCGAAGCCGTGCTCGTGTCGGAAGAGGAGGGCGGGCGGCTGCACCTCAACGTGGACCTGGCGCGCTCCAACCTCCAGCGGACCACCGCCTGGCCCGTGCTTCTGGGCAACGTGGTGCGCGAAGCGCGGCGGCTCCGCGAGGGCTTCCCCCGGCGTCAGCTCAACCTGGGCGAGGCGCTCTCCGTGGTGACGGAGGCCGGTGCTCGCTACGCGCTGAAGGGCCCTTCGGGCCGCAAGCCCGTGTTTGGCGCGGGCGCGCTGAGCCTGCCCGCGCCCATCAGTCCTGGCCGCTACGTGCTGGAGCGCGACGGCCGTGAAGTGGACTCGCTGGAGGTGCTGGCGCTGGACGCGCGGGAATCGGACCTGCGCGGCCGGGGCAGCGCGGACGTGGCCGCGAAGGCGGCGGGCGAGGACTCGGAAGGGAACAGCGGACATGAGCGCGCCCGCTGGCCCCTGCTGGTGCTGCTGGCCGCGCTGCTGGCGGACTTCTACGTCACGAGGAAGGCATGA
- a CDS encoding ABC transporter permease — protein MSTQASPASGAAESAPGVPVTASDRWERWGDRLNPLVVKEVRQGLRTRVFWVSFGLLLAACLVLSLIAFANTHDSTYTREGRSYFFSFFVCLALVHFGLIPFNAYRSLAREREDETWSLLLLTGLGPRRILRGKVASFLVQAVLYASAVGPFLLFSYFLNGIDLPTILMVLLLGGTWLVFLTLVSVCAATLADSRMGRAAVRFALVAVLVVTFFQALTFTFVVTNERGSGFSFDRNFFLGLGAAFWLLVSDGWLVFEAAVARLSLVTEDYTRHPRRALVVQVVLTFLGMTAVWWLMDRDDDIPGVMGILGGLHLIFATLFVATDVDGQSRPLRAGTRAWTLFKPGALRGFRLSVLLLVGWAVGCGGLLWLSDGATSSLRMGMSQAALALYGVLYLSVALLLGRMPRSGRFASPVSVRLLYVLVGILGAGVPPLLAVFLNLEGRDELLNLLNPILGTLNFGKYDYSDPSGLKLPPELLLCVALVAFLSAFAADRVLAAREQRAHQQ, from the coding sequence GTGAGCACGCAAGCAAGTCCCGCGTCGGGCGCGGCCGAGTCCGCTCCTGGTGTCCCCGTCACGGCGTCCGACCGTTGGGAGAGGTGGGGCGACCGGCTCAACCCGCTGGTGGTGAAGGAGGTGCGGCAGGGGCTGCGCACGCGCGTCTTCTGGGTGAGCTTCGGGCTGTTGCTCGCGGCGTGCCTGGTGCTGTCGCTCATCGCGTTCGCGAACACGCACGACAGCACGTACACGCGCGAGGGGCGGTCGTACTTCTTCTCCTTCTTCGTGTGCCTGGCGCTGGTGCACTTCGGCCTCATCCCCTTCAACGCGTACCGTTCGCTGGCGCGCGAGCGCGAGGACGAGACGTGGTCGCTGCTCCTGCTCACGGGGCTGGGGCCCCGGCGCATCCTGCGCGGCAAGGTGGCGTCCTTCCTGGTGCAGGCGGTGCTGTACGCGTCGGCGGTGGGGCCGTTCCTGCTGTTCAGCTACTTCCTCAACGGCATCGACCTGCCCACCATCCTGATGGTGCTGCTGCTGGGCGGGACGTGGCTGGTGTTCCTCACGCTCGTGTCGGTGTGCGCGGCGACGCTGGCGGACAGCCGGATGGGACGGGCCGCGGTGCGGTTCGCGCTGGTGGCCGTGCTGGTGGTGACGTTCTTCCAGGCGTTGACGTTCACCTTCGTGGTGACGAACGAGCGGGGCAGCGGGTTCTCGTTCGACCGGAACTTCTTCCTGGGGCTCGGCGCGGCGTTCTGGCTCCTCGTGTCGGACGGGTGGCTGGTGTTCGAGGCGGCGGTGGCGCGGCTGTCGCTCGTGACGGAGGACTACACGCGCCATCCCCGGCGGGCGTTGGTGGTGCAGGTGGTCCTGACGTTCCTGGGGATGACGGCGGTGTGGTGGCTCATGGACCGGGATGACGACATCCCCGGGGTGATGGGCATCCTCGGAGGGCTGCACCTCATCTTCGCCACCCTCTTCGTGGCGACGGACGTGGACGGTCAGTCGCGGCCGCTGCGCGCGGGCACCCGGGCGTGGACGCTGTTCAAGCCCGGGGCGCTGCGCGGCTTCCGGCTGTCGGTGCTGCTGCTCGTGGGGTGGGCGGTGGGGTGCGGGGGGCTGCTGTGGCTGTCGGATGGGGCGACGAGCAGCCTTCGGATGGGGATGTCGCAGGCGGCGCTGGCGCTCTATGGGGTGCTGTACCTGTCGGTGGCGCTGCTGTTGGGGCGGATGCCGCGCTCGGGGCGGTTCGCGTCGCCGGTGTCGGTGCGGTTGCTCTATGTCCTGGTGGGAATCCTGGGGGCCGGCGTGCCGCCGCTGCTGGCGGTGTTCCTGAACCTGGAGGGGCGCGATGAGCTGCTCAACCTGCTCAACCCGATATTGGGGACGCTGAACTTCGGCAAGTACGACTACAGCGACCCCAGTGGTCTCAAGCTGCCGCCGGAGTTGCTTCTGTGCGTGGCGCTGGTGGCGTTCCTGTCGGCGTTCGCCGCGGACCGGGTGCTCGCTGCACGCGAGCAGCGGGCCCACCAGCAGTGA
- a CDS encoding response regulator transcription factor, translating to MVPDPGAPREQNRALAGELILNGQRYHLVPAEDSASAAPAPASDVRLLTSRELQVVSCVCAGWGNKQIATKLHISTWTVAAHLRRIFVKLGVDTRAAMVSRCLGAVSLPPTP from the coding sequence GTGGTCCCCGACCCCGGCGCCCCCCGGGAGCAGAACCGCGCCCTGGCTGGCGAGCTCATCCTCAACGGGCAGCGCTATCACCTGGTGCCCGCGGAGGACTCCGCGAGCGCCGCGCCAGCGCCCGCGTCCGACGTGCGGCTGCTCACCTCGCGCGAGCTGCAGGTCGTCTCATGTGTCTGCGCGGGCTGGGGCAACAAGCAGATCGCCACGAAGCTCCACATCAGCACGTGGACCGTGGCGGCCCACCTGCGACGCATCTTCGTCAAGCTGGGCGTGGACACCCGCGCGGCCATGGTGTCGCGCTGCCTGGGCGCGGTGTCCCTACCACCGACCCCGTGA
- a CDS encoding DUF58 domain-containing protein — MLDEAEVARLAPGLSLALPRLPQRGRVGEVRATSAGSAMELHDFRAYQPGDDLRQLDWNAVARTGELVLRVRQDEVSPRVEVVLDGSRSMGLSPRKAAGAREVALLTVEVGGRQGLTPTLLWGGARSERVQGPACRAALRGAEFEARDDLASALGRLPPLRPCGLRVVVSDFLFETDLEALCARLSRGASALFLVQVLDAEDLEPSGGEGARLVDAESGVALEELLTDGVLAAYARRFAEHQRALRSAAVRARGTLLTVNAAEGLRAQVAGPLRALFVAGGGA; from the coding sequence ATGTTGGATGAGGCGGAGGTGGCGCGCCTGGCGCCGGGGTTGAGCCTGGCGCTGCCGCGCCTGCCGCAGCGGGGACGGGTGGGCGAGGTGCGCGCCACGTCCGCGGGCAGCGCGATGGAGCTGCACGACTTCCGCGCGTACCAGCCGGGGGACGACCTGCGGCAGCTGGACTGGAACGCGGTGGCGCGCACGGGGGAGCTGGTGCTGCGCGTGCGGCAGGACGAGGTGTCGCCGCGCGTGGAGGTGGTGCTGGATGGTTCGCGCAGCATGGGGCTGTCGCCTCGCAAGGCGGCGGGGGCGCGGGAGGTGGCGCTGCTGACGGTGGAGGTGGGCGGGCGGCAGGGGCTGACGCCGACGCTGCTGTGGGGCGGGGCGCGGTCGGAGCGGGTGCAGGGGCCGGCGTGCCGCGCGGCGCTGCGAGGGGCGGAGTTCGAGGCGCGGGATGACCTGGCGTCGGCGCTGGGGCGGCTGCCGCCGTTGCGTCCGTGTGGCCTGCGGGTGGTGGTGAGCGACTTCCTCTTCGAGACGGACCTGGAGGCGCTGTGCGCCCGGCTGTCGCGAGGAGCGTCGGCGCTGTTCCTGGTGCAGGTGCTGGACGCGGAGGACCTGGAGCCCTCGGGCGGTGAGGGCGCGAGGCTGGTGGACGCGGAGAGTGGCGTGGCGCTGGAGGAGCTGCTGACGGACGGCGTGCTGGCCGCCTACGCCCGCCGCTTCGCGGAGCACCAGCGTGCGCTGCGAAGCGCGGCGGTGCGGGCGCGGGGAACGCTGCTCACCGTGAACGCGGCGGAAGGACTGCGGGCGCAGGTCGCGGGACCGCTGCGCGCGTTGTTCGTGGCGGGAGGCGGGGCGTGA
- a CDS encoding DUF4438 domain-containing protein → MDIPLHPLMEAGTGAASAPRTNVSRMVASAVAGQVSHPVVRASPYRIGRDGVPRLVPGSGGIVLNRRVGDRAVGLAADHMEAGVSLHNTGKDDVGQRGGSNRALMFYACVGNRARVTSGPARGAVGTVVGKHGGINHVIVDFPPAVKRRLCIGDRVQLDAYGQGLELPDFPRVRALNLSPRLLRRWGIRTQAGRLVVPVTHTVPAELMGSGFGRSEGVLGDLDIQLSDARLVRRHRLDALRLGDLVAVCPLDYRFGPSRRAGAITVGVVVHSDSKVAGHGPGVTPLLICPAECVRLVCRPQANVALVLGLRQSVAPPARGPSRGRW, encoded by the coding sequence ATGGACATCCCGCTGCATCCCCTGATGGAGGCGGGCACGGGGGCCGCCTCGGCGCCGCGCACCAACGTGTCGCGGATGGTGGCCTCGGCGGTGGCGGGCCAGGTGTCCCATCCTGTCGTGCGCGCGTCGCCGTACCGCATTGGCCGGGATGGGGTGCCCCGGCTGGTGCCGGGCAGCGGCGGCATCGTGCTCAACCGCCGCGTGGGAGACCGCGCGGTGGGGCTGGCGGCCGACCACATGGAAGCGGGCGTGTCGCTGCACAACACGGGGAAGGACGACGTCGGCCAGCGCGGCGGCTCCAACCGGGCGCTGATGTTCTATGCGTGCGTGGGCAACCGCGCGCGCGTGACGAGCGGTCCCGCGAGGGGCGCCGTGGGCACGGTGGTGGGAAAGCACGGTGGCATCAACCACGTCATCGTGGACTTCCCGCCCGCGGTGAAGCGCCGGCTGTGCATCGGGGACCGCGTGCAGCTGGATGCGTACGGCCAGGGGCTGGAGCTGCCGGACTTCCCTCGGGTGCGCGCGCTGAACCTGTCGCCCCGGCTGCTGCGGCGCTGGGGCATTCGGACGCAAGCGGGGCGGCTGGTGGTTCCCGTGACGCACACGGTGCCCGCGGAGCTGATGGGTTCGGGGTTCGGGCGTTCGGAGGGCGTGCTGGGGGACCTGGACATCCAGCTGTCGGATGCGCGGCTGGTGCGCAGGCACCGGCTGGATGCGCTCCGGCTGGGGGACCTGGTGGCGGTGTGTCCGTTGGACTACCGCTTCGGGCCCTCGCGGCGGGCGGGGGCCATCACGGTGGGGGTGGTGGTCCATTCGGACAGCAAGGTGGCGGGGCACGGGCCCGGGGTGACGCCGCTGCTCATCTGCCCGGCGGAGTGCGTGCGGCTGGTGTGCCGGCCGCAGGCCAACGTGGCGCTCGTGCTGGGGCTGCGCCAGAGCGTGGCGCCGCCGGCGCGTGGGCCGTCACGGGGTCGGTGGTAG
- a CDS encoding ABC transporter ATP-binding protein: MSLLEVKGLRRDYGALRAVDDVSFTLEAGGILGFIGPNGAGKSTTLRILATLDVPTAGTVLLDGTSLVDAPDRARPLLGYMPDRYGTYDDVTVREFLDFFARAYGLKGAQRKQRVDSVMEFTGLGPLSHKLTTELSKGMRQRVALGRTLLHDPRLLLLDEPADGLDPRARIELRELLRALADQGKAVIISSHILTELAEICDSCVIIEQGRLLAQGKVEDLLRQSAGPSRVMELTVRLAAQGDEGEALWSRTERTLLEQPRVKDVAREGGALRVRLELEAEAGPAQAEVAAAALLAALVSQGLPVCAFSPRERNLEDAFMTVTKGRVA, translated from the coding sequence ATGAGCCTGCTGGAGGTGAAGGGGCTGCGGCGCGACTACGGGGCGCTGCGCGCGGTGGACGACGTGTCGTTCACGCTGGAGGCCGGCGGCATCCTGGGCTTCATCGGGCCCAACGGCGCGGGCAAGAGCACCACGCTGCGCATCCTGGCCACGCTGGACGTGCCCACCGCGGGCACGGTGCTGCTGGACGGCACGTCGCTGGTGGACGCGCCGGACCGGGCCCGGCCGCTGCTGGGCTACATGCCGGACCGCTACGGCACCTACGACGACGTCACCGTGAGGGAGTTCCTGGACTTCTTCGCGCGCGCGTACGGGCTGAAGGGCGCGCAGCGCAAGCAGCGGGTGGACTCGGTGATGGAGTTCACGGGGCTGGGGCCGCTCTCGCACAAGCTCACCACGGAGCTGTCCAAGGGCATGCGCCAGCGCGTGGCGCTGGGGCGCACGCTGCTCCATGACCCGCGGCTGCTGCTGCTGGACGAGCCGGCGGACGGGTTGGATCCGCGAGCGCGCATCGAGCTGCGGGAGCTGCTGCGCGCGCTGGCGGATCAGGGCAAGGCGGTCATCATCTCCAGCCACATCCTCACGGAGCTGGCGGAGATCTGCGACAGCTGCGTCATCATCGAGCAGGGGCGCCTGCTGGCCCAGGGCAAGGTGGAGGACCTGCTGCGCCAGAGCGCGGGCCCGTCCCGCGTGATGGAGCTGACGGTGCGGCTGGCTGCGCAGGGCGACGAGGGCGAGGCGCTCTGGTCGCGCACGGAGCGCACGCTGCTGGAGCAGCCGCGCGTGAAGGACGTGGCGCGCGAGGGCGGCGCGCTGCGCGTGCGCCTGGAGCTGGAGGCGGAAGCGGGGCCGGCGCAGGCGGAAGTGGCCGCGGCGGCGCTGCTCGCGGCGCTGGTGTCGCAGGGGCTGCCGGTGTGCGCGTTCAGCCCGCGCGAGCGCAATCTTGAGGATGCGTTCATGACGGTGACGAAGGGGAGGGTGGCGTGA